Below is a window of Hyphomonas neptunium ATCC 15444 DNA.
GATGGCCGCCGATGTGCCCGCTGAAGACGCCGCGACGTCCACCGCCAGCGTCAACAATCTTGACCTCTCGGTGCGCCGCATGGCGGACGGTTCGGTGATGGTGAACCAGTATACGGTCACCAGCTCGGACATTCAGGCCTCCAATGGCGTCGTTCACGTGATTGACGGGGTTCTGATCCCCCGCATGGAAGAATAAGCGCTTCTGACGATCGCTTTGCGGTCTTTAAAAGCCGCGTCTGCCCCTTCCGGCAGGCGCGGCTTTTTTGTCAGGACCGCGAACAAAAAGTGAAACTGGCAAGATTCCATTAACCGCCCAGCCTGTTAGGGTGTCGCGCATGAGCACCCCGATTCGAATTCTCGGCATTGATCCGGGCCTCCGCCATACCGGCTGGGGCGTGATAGAGCAGTCTGGCGCCCGCCTGGTGCATATCGCCCATGGCGTGATCGACCCGCCGACCGACCTCTCGATGGCTGAGCGGCTGGGGCATATTTTCGAGGCGGTGGGCGAACTGGCTCGCCATCATGCGCCCCATGCGGCCGGGGTTGAGGAAACGTTGGTGAACGCAAACCCCCGCTCGGCGCTGAAACTGGGCCAGGCGCGCGGGGCGGCGATGGCGGCGCTGGCGATGGCGGGTGTTTCGGTCGCTGAGTTTGCGCCCCGGCAGATCAAGCTCTCCGTCGTCGGCACCGGCACGGCCGACAAGGATCAGGTGAAATTCATGGTCCAGCGCCTGCTTCCCAGGGCAGGGGAGATGAAGCTCGACGCCGCCGACGCGCTTGCCTGCGCCATCTGCGCGGCGCACCATCTGCCGCTGCAGATGAAGCGGGGCGCGGCATGATTATAGGTCGTCTCAAGGGCGAGGTTGCGGCCATCGGGCTCGACCATGTGCTGATTGACGTAAACGGGGTGGGCTATGTCGCCCTCGCGGGAACGCGCCTCCTGGCAAGGCTGCAGACGGGCGACGCGATCACCGCGCATATCGAAACGCGCGTGACCGAAAGCTCGATCACCCTCTTTGCCTTCGCCACCG
It encodes the following:
- the ruvC gene encoding crossover junction endodeoxyribonuclease RuvC — protein: MSTPIRILGIDPGLRHTGWGVIEQSGARLVHIAHGVIDPPTDLSMAERLGHIFEAVGELARHHAPHAAGVEETLVNANPRSALKLGQARGAAMAALAMAGVSVAEFAPRQIKLSVVGTGTADKDQVKFMVQRLLPRAGEMKLDAADALACAICAAHHLPLQMKRGAA